Sequence from the Ziziphus jujuba cultivar Dongzao chromosome 9, ASM3175591v1 genome:
GACCTCTCAGGCAATGACTTGAGCTGCACATTACCTCACTGGGTTTTCAATCTTGAAAATCTACTTCATCTTGACCTAAGGGGCCCCAAACTCTGTGGAAAATTTCCTCATGAAATTGTTGGGTTCACTGGAAGAACTCGATTTGTCAAAGAATAAGATTGGAGGTCGTCTCTCTATTAATCTGGGAAATTTATGCAATCTGCGGACTTTGAAACTGAGTCATAACGCGATTAGTGGTGAAATAACAGATTTTGTCAACACTTTTTTGTCTGCATGCTCCAACAACAGCTTAGAGACACTAGACTTGGGACTTGGTGCATTCATGGGAAATCTACCAGACACTTTGGGATATCTTAAAGAGTCTAAAAGTTCTTCAGCTGCAGAATAACTCATTCCAAGGTTCCATTCCTGAATCCATTGGAAACTTAAAGTCTTTGGAACAAGTTTCCCTGTGGAATAACCAAATGAGTTTCATCCTAGAAAGTCTTGGACAGCTCTGCAAGCTTGTTGTGTTAGATATCTCAAACAACCCATGGGAAGGTGTCATAACTGAAGCTCATCTCATGAATCTTTCCAGCTTGGAGGAGTTTTCTATCGGTAACCAATTCTATAACATTTCAATGGTTTTCAATATAAGCCCTAATTGGATACTTCCTTTTAAACTCCGACGCCTCAACATCAAATCATGCCAATTGGGTCCTAAATTTCCAGCTTGGCTTCAAAAGCAAAATCATCTCATCACATTGGTACTCGAAAATGCTAGCATTTCTGACATCATTCCTGATTGGTTTTTCCAATTGGATTTGCGGCTTCATAATCTAGATTTTGCTCATAATAACATTAGTGGCAGGGtaccaaacaaattaatgttttttccTAGTTCGACCATGGATTTGGGTTCAAACCAATTTGATGGTCCTCTCACACTGTTTTCATCAAACATTTCCACATTGTCGTTAAATAACAATATGGTTTGTGGATCAATCCCTTCTGACATTGGCAAAGAAATGCCCATGTTAACAATTTAGATATCTCCTGGAACTCGCTCAATGGAGCCATTTCCTTGTCCGTAGGTAATCTAACTCTATTGGAATTCTTCATCATCTCTAATAATCATTTTTCCGGTCAAGTTCCAGATGTGTGGGAAAATATGGCAGGGTTGTGTTTTTTCGATGTGTCAAACAACATGCGTTCTGGGACAATCCTCAAATCAATTGGTCTTTTGGAAACACTCTTTTTTTGCTTATGTCTAACAACAATTTTTCTGGAGAACTTCCTTCTTCCTTGCAAAATTGCTTAATTCTTGTTTGTCTAGATCTTGGTGATAACAAATTTTCTGGGAAACTTCCAACttgaataggaaaaaaaaggaGTTATCAGTTGATGATTTTACTATTGAGATCCAACTTCTTCAGTGGAAACATTCCTCCAGAATTTTATGGCCTTTCCATGCTTCACATCTTAGATCTATCACGCAATAATTTGTCAGGTCATAATCCACATTGCCTGGGTAATTTGAGTAAGATGAAATCTGGTTGGATAGAGCTTGATGGCTTTCTAGCGGCATCAACTAAGGGAAGTTTGAAGATGGTGAGGAAAAGAAGGGAGATGGAATATAACTACTCCATACTCTACCTTGCTGATAGTATTGATCTGTCTGATAATAACTTATCAGGGGAGATTCCTGCGGAGTTAACAAGTCTCATAAAACTGCAAACTCTGAATTTATCAGCAAATCATTTGACAAGGAAGATCCCAGCAAACATAGGTAACTTGACAATGCTAGAAACTCTTGATCTCTcaagaaacaaaatttttagCCCAATTCCAGTCAGCATGACTTCTTTGACATTCCTGAATCATTTGAACCTCTCGTACAACAACTTGACTGGAAAAATCCCAACTGCTAACCAGTTCTTAACCTTTGATGATCCATCAATCTATCAAGGCAATGCCGGCCTATGTGGAAAGCCTTTCGACAATGATTGCTTGAGCAGCAGTCAATTTGGTACTTCAAGAggagagaaagaagagaaagatgATGATGTTGAGGATAAGACACAGGAGGTAGGCTTCTACATCAGCATTGTACTAGGCTTCATTGTGGGGTCTTGGGGTGTTATTGGCAGCTTGATCATTAACAAGTCTTGGAGATATACCTATTTTGGGTTTGCTCAAAGAGTGAATGATACTTGTTTTGTACTGTTTCATAGAATGTTTAGAGGAAGAAATGTAGCGGAGTAGTTATGCACTGGCATCTGAGCTGTCGTCCTAGATGTCATCAATCTggttttactttaatttttatttagcttttttatttttaaatttcaataattgcCAAACGGTGTGTTTTGGCGTAGACAATTAGTTTTGCTATTTTGTCCGCTTGTGGAATGTAAAGGTTATGAGCATAGAGCTCAGCCTAGCATGGTTTTCGATTTCAGACTGTtatgttgtaattttcaatctgTAATCTCTGTGAGAGAATTTTACTCAATAGAATAAGCGCCTAGAAGTCCCCTGACTTCAGGTTTCTTTAATTTTCCGGTCTTTCTTCTTGACTGAGATTTGGGAACAAACTCATTCACTTGTATTTTtcatgaataataatttttagtgcAATCCAGTCCTTTTTAGCATAGCATAGAAAAATTCAATCCAGTACCACAAAAATAATACCGCAGCTAATTAATCTCCATGCATATGTGAGTGAATTAGATTTTCAGTAGCTTTTCTTTATAAATGCATTAGCAATAAGTTCCGgtatattcatatttaaattaaatttccaaaatggGCACTGTACAATTTCCTTTATAGtatacaatattttaaaaattttctcttctttttctactttattctttttattaaaagCCTCCAACAAGTTGGTATATCATTGAGAATAATTAACTGATTCTTGAATTGGcaaaatttgtttccttttttattttatgtagatAGCCTTTAAAGCCTAAATCgttccccccccccaaaaaaaaaaaaaaggggaagggCCTGGATTAGATCCTTCCACTTTCAGACTGAACAAAACAGAGGATGTTAAAGAGGTGAGAGTTTAGAGAAGTAAGGAAACAATACCTGTTactttagtttaataaaataaggcaCTCTAAAGTCTTGATGGGTCCATTGGCaagaaattaggaaacaaagaaagaaaacaagaacatggggaatttttttttttttcgtaaagCGGAATGACAAAAGTCTTCTAACCGCAACAAATCACTAGAAGATGCGGGGAAACACAGGTCTAACAATGAATATGTGGTCAAAGAAGTAGAAACCACAATGCTACTAGGATTTTAGACACTATACCTAATTGGTTTTGGAAGTTGAATTTTGAACTTGATGAGCTAGAAGTTTGATCCCAAAAGCTTAACCCAGTAGGATACATTCCCTACATTCTTTCTCGTTCCCTCTCATTTATAGGCTATTTTTTTCCTTACAAGTGTCAATATTCCCTCATTCTCTCTCACTTGTTGGCCATTTTTGGTACTTATGAGTGTCAATATCTTAAATGGGTGGTAATATTATGGTGATGGGATTGAAGTTAGGTTTCTAAGATTTTGAACTTTGATACTCAATTGGAATTACCATTGATTCCAAAAAGTTAAGGTAGTAGGATATgggtttattatgtatttattttgtatatcagGCTTAATTTGTGTCTAACAAAGTTAATTACGCTAACAAAGGTGCAGGGTGCCAATTTACTCATTATGAATGTTCAACTAAGCGTGGTTCTCCTGTCAATTTCAGCTCAAACTGCTACGGTGAACCATGTCCTCTTTGAAAAATGATCAATTTTCTGGGCCAGTTCCTAGTGAATTTGGCGAAATGATGCCACTGATATCAATGTTAGACATCGCTTGGAACTCTCTAAAATGGAAGCATTCCATTGTTCACAAGTAAACTAACTCAGTTGCCAACCTTGATTATCTCCAATAATGCACACTATTTAGCAACGAAGTCTATTTTAATCTCAACTATAAAGTAAAGGAGGAAAAGTGCAGATGTGACTAGTTGCATTACAGCTCATCGATAATGCATTGACTTAGAAGGTCTTCTTAACACCAAAAAATGGGAAATACAAATAGTCTTCCAAACACCAACAAAAGGGCAATAGGAGATCTGTGGAAAATAAACATACATTTCCGAGTATCAAGGCTGATTATCTGGTGTGATAACAaaagattttgttttctttttttgatttcAAAGAAGAACCTTATTTAAATTTGTCAAAGATGCTATTTATTTGGTGATTGGATTTTGGATGGAAAAGAttcccacaattttttttttttttttgggtcttttttaCCTCTTTTCCCACATTTTTGACAAAAGATTTTATGAGAGCCAAACATGGCCGAAAGAGGGAGTACATAGTTGCGAGCTCAGGTCAATCTTTAAATAAGTTGTAGCTAAAGCAGCAGCATCAGCCACATGAACTCTATGCAATATCCAATTGCAGTACTGAAAACAGATCCAATTTTTTACATGCTTCCATGATGAAGAGTGGCAATGCCAATATAACCATATCCAGTGAACTTCTTTTACTAGTAATTCTTAGTGGAATTCTATCCCTTAGTAAACTCTGACTTTGCCCTCTCCCTcccaattatcaaaataaataaataaataaaaagaagaaaagaaaagtataaaTAGATGATTTATGTGTTTGGAAGATCTtagaaaaggtttttttttttaaaaaaaaaaaaaattaggaacaGTTAAATCTTGAATTTAGCATTTAATTTTGGAAGGAAATAAGAACAGTCCGGACTTAAATTGTTAATCTTCTAGACAAATCATGATatattattaccattatttgTCAAGTATCGTAActaatatcattaaaataccCAGCAcaaaaagcaaaggaaaaaaatcattaaaagaattaaaaaaaaaataataccccCCGTTTGATTGTAACACATATTTTTTCAGTTTTATGTTTTCGACTTTCTGTTTtccattattgatttttttaaaatttttttctaaaatgttttACTTCAATTGTGTTTAATTGGCTCATGCTACAAGATTTTAAGTTATAAttggctttttttgtttttttttttttggggtaaatcaGAATTAATAGTATCAAAAATCCAACTAAAAAGTTCTACGTGTCGGATCTTAAACATGAGATCATCCGATGCAATAATGAAATTTACCAAAACTTGAACCATAACTCTTCATTCAGATTTCACAAATGTAATGGTTAGTCAGCTAACTTCCACTGGTAGTGAGGTATAATTGGTTTGTGATAAAATGAATTGTATATTGcaggcaaaaaataaaaataaaaaaaagaactgcatattatttatgataaatatcatattttatcatAAAACTTTTGacctaaaattacaaaatcatcATAAAAGGGTGAGTAAAAATCATGTCTTCAGTGGTGCATGGGAGTAAATCAATAACTagacaataataatagaatttattcgTAATTTTCCACCTATTGATAAAGAGTCATAATTAGATCAtgccatattaaaaaaataaaaaaaataaaggaagaattaagacaataaaggagaaacaaaaaaccaaagttAGGAGTACAAAATGAGCTAGCATTTTGGACTTCTTGAGTTGCTTAAAACACGGACCATAGTTTCATCTTTTAGTTCTCTCTAACAAAAATCTTTCATGTGAACttcctttttgaaaaaattgcatTAGTCTTGATTTTGGTGATAACAAATTTTTTGGGAAACGTCCATCATGGATAGGAGAAACCACGCCAAGTTTATTGATATACGCATGCGGTCCAACTTCTTCACTGGAGACATTCCTTCAACGTTCTACAGCCTTACCAGTCTTCGTATATTGGATCTCTCTTACGATTCTCTTTCATATCATATTCCATATTGCATTGGCAATTTGAATGGTATGATATTTGAACTTGCAGATTCTGATACAACATTAGTCAATGGAAGTTTCAAGATATAGTGGCAAAAGGAAGAACGATTGAATATATGTACTCCACCTTATCGATTGTTAATAGCCTTGATCTCTCTAATAATAACTTCTCAGGGGAGATTCCGGAATAAGGCTCATAAAATTGGTGGCTTTGAATTTATCGATGAATTATTTGACAAGGCTTATCCCAGCAGACATTGGCAACTCGAAGAGCCTAGAAAATCTTGATCTCTCAAGAAACAAACTTTTTGGGCCTATTCCACACAGCATGCCTGCTTTCACATTTTTGAGTCATTTGAATCCGTAATACAATAATTTATCAGGGAAAATTCAAAatatgagatcccacatcggttggaaagggaaacgaagtatgccttataagagagtgtggatacctttcccttgagaggccttcttGTGAGGAagcaaaaccgtgaggggtaggattggactcaccacctagcttccaaagtggacaatatctcggttggagCTGGGAGGTCCGAGCCAGTGGGACTAGTAGGTGAAgaggtgggacccctaaccactgagaggccttttaaaaccttgaggactgggttgtaaaaggatttcctaggcccaaaaaggacaatatgtCATGTGGGTGGTATGGGTTGttatagatggtatcagagtcggACCGGGATCAGTATGCCAGCGAAGATGCTGGGCTCCAAGtgaggaggattgtgaagtcccacatcggttagaaagaggaatgaaacactccatataaagTGGgtatggatacatttcccttgcgaggccttttaaaaccttgagggctaggttgtaagaggattccccaggtacaaagaggacaatatctcatgcgggtggtctcggctgttacaattggtattagagtcggactcggatcggtgtgccaatgaggacgctgggccccaaagggAGTGGATTGTGAAATCCCACATCGGtcggaaaggggaacgaagcatgccttaaaagagagtgtggatacctttcccttgggAGGCcttcaccacctagcttccaaaacaaacaatatctcggttggacCTGAGAGTCCCAGGCCAGTGGGACTAgtaggtgaaggggtgggacccttAACCATGAGAGGCCtttcaaaaccttgagggctaggttataagaggattccccaggcctaaagaggataatatctcatgtgggtggCCTAGGTTATTACACAAAACGCCAACCAATTTCAGACCCTTGAAGATCCATCAACCTATCAGGGCAATGCTGGCCTTTGTGGGAAGCCTTTGCCAACTGACTGTACATGCAGCATTACAGATACTCCTAGGGgaaaagaagaggaagatggTTTGGTGACCAGTAATTGAGCAGCTAGGCTTCTTCATCAGCATATTTTGGGTTTCTTCGTGGGATTTTGGGGTGTTTGTGTGGCAATTTAATCATCAAGAGGTTTTGGAGAGATGCCTATTTTCACTTTGTTGACAGAGTGAAAGAACACCTTGTAGGTAGAAAGAGAaccaaattgaataaaaaatagcaTTAATGTCAGGACcggtccagaattcctcctctggaaccctagacaagccctgatcccagggaaaccctaccggaccctccaacggaaaatccggtagagcctcccctaagggatttacttaccacaaatttacctgcactgaaaacacacttcaaaaaaaatccccttattcctcccacaaactacaaattgattccgtaaattgcagcacttcaaaataaaacaacagcagcaacccagtgcatagagaacaactacacgtccaatacagtatacagagcattagacaacaaatgtggaatttataaaatgacagataaagaagcaatacaggatagagaggaagaagggaagaaatacttcttgaaccttcggcaacgaactgagacgttaggctcgccccggacaatcaacgtctccaacttGGACccaggggaacggaatttaagaatgtgagatgctaatcatctcagtgagtgaccctatctactgtacacctttaatataataatataaaagtaaaGGAATTTAACTAACcagtaccgaacaattaaataaataaataaagaaacatttgaagtaatactttctctcaaaaccctcactattcactctgttggaaaagttccccctttaaaacattttcacaaaacccgatgtacgtactccccgaaaaccaagacatcaaataatttaataaacaacaacaaataaataaataccccaaatataaataaaatataataaattataataaataattttagaacacctttgggggttaaaacattatttgcaatttacaccgacgcaccacaccatataccggtgatgccctccgatacccagcgtcctgagcaccgactggcgggggggttaaagagagaaacctgcaacggtcacttcggcgtcccgacagtaccactgctaaaaaccatcaacccggccaaggaggggggcggctgtgcacaacaataaccttgcctgcccacggtccaatggcaactcacgggtgaagtaataaccgcacgctaaaccacataataaccgcgtgctaccacgtgtccatacaccatacaccagaacaccaatactgtatgagtgcgtctaaaaataaacaataataaccaaccgtaccgttttttcaaaaaccaccgtgggaaatacattaaattctcacacttaccatcccacatatttttatataataaaccggtacgaaacattgataaccaacaaaccacaattttcctcaaaatacgagatgcaaccataaaaataccgcgggcataatttataaaatataaccaaatattttcgtaaaatatttaacccaattatgccccgaaaaattaatactgaaaatcacgtaaaattaatactgaaacatactatgctcatgcataataaataaattaaaccacaataaaccataattaaatcacacaacatgagcataatttgaataccaatttaaataccatttaaatataattaattgcccaaaataatttttgaaggtgggtcactcacctggagcacgcaattaaaccatgatccactacgggatcaattctacgactcaccggtgctcctaaaacaaaattcacagacagtcaaataaattaatattttaatcgggtaaataatacccggtacccggggggtcaaacgcaaactttaaccaaaataggcgaataatataccgaatcgaagcttgtggaacgaggatcacaaatccggtctccatcgaccccaattctgccagaggtggccggaatttggtcgggaagcttcggccgattttgatcttgagggatctttcaaacggtggggattttgggcaaactaaccccggaaatggactcagaggggtcgaaaatagtgggatagaggtatgggacgggctgggttggtcggaaacggcgagaatcgccggaaaaatttcacctcgccgccgcgacttcgccggctcgatctgggcgcgtccggcggcggctggctgggaaatttggtggccgaggtcgtgaggtggtgggcttggacggtggccggcgcgtgtactgtatgggtggccggaaaagttaaacacgggagagagagagacggccggtgggagaacAAAAACAACTGTGCGTGTTTTGGTTaagctcggggaagaagaaggaaaaaaggaaaaaagaaaagaaaaagaaaaaaagaaatggtgttttcccacgtggggaaaagaaaagaaaaagaaaaagaaaaagaaaaagaaaagggaaaataaaacaaataaattcaaactaattaaataaaaatattattatttaaaataataataaaaataatttgattttacacatggttgacatgtggcatttcaccatggtgacacatggtcaccttcattaagtcacacgtggcacatcgttatgcgtgtaaaaataatattaaaataatacggtatttgaaaaactttacaggtccataactttcaaaccacatgtccaaatcggacgtgccgctagtctacggactcgtatcgacgagcacttcacaaccatgcatgagtcaaagctcaaccttgcatgaataaaaagtcaactccggcactccttggacagattggacctcaacttgttttgctcaaaactttcaaaccgtagctccgttttcaacgtgctaccagtctgcgaactcgtgccaacgtgtacttcgtaacggtaccttagtcaacctagaattccaaccggatcaaaaagtcaacttttgaccccttggtcaacggtcaacctcggtcaacgtgcaaaaatttccgacatgatTCGGAACGCGGTGTTACAATTAACCTGCCACATTACATATTTTATCGAACAACTTTGAATAGTGGTTTTCTGGTATCTTAAATTACTATATTTGTCagaacccatccaaaattcttcatcgaaaccctagacaagccctgattctaggaaaaccctatcggaccctccgATGGAAAATttggcagcatctcccctaaaggatggacttaccacaaaattccctgcacagaAAATActcttctatatacaccaccttattcctcccaccttactacaatttatatttacaaatttacagcacttcaaataaataatagggaACCAGTAAATAGAACcatccaacatagtatacagagcatcaaaagtttacaaataaatataggatttaatacaacaaaggataaaagaattattataagataggaaggaaaggaaagaaagaactcCTTGGAAATCGATAGCAACTAAAACATTGAGCTCGTCTCGAACGATCACATCTACTAACTTGGGTCTagaggaacgaatttaaaaacgtgatatgataatcatctccgtgagtgaccctagctattacacaattataataataataatatatcaataaaagaaacttaataaATCAATgctaaataagtaattaaataatatatagttaaaataatgttttctctaagaaccctcacaattcactctgTTAGAAAGGTTCCTTTTTTTAAAGGtcttcacaaaacccaatatttgtaccccaaaaatcaaggattaattaattaaataaattgcaaataaaatacattaaattaaagatctaaaatttataatgagaaataaaaataaaattaataacaattattaaattgtaacacattgtcataaatagaataaattcACATCAGAAATAATCAAgggaatattaaataaataaaatgcacaaTGCACATAAAATAGCAATGATAATTTAGACTCAAAGTTTACATTGTAACCACTTTAAAAAccattttaaatcattaaatcaatttaaatggtaaaatcatggtaaaatgcatttttaaaacattaatatgatTGTTGAAAAAcatcattaaatacattttaaatacgattttgaaaatattttgttttgaaaatcatatcgAGAATATCCTGACACGccatactatatatcagtgatgcCTTACGGTGTCCAGCATCCCAAAACACTGCCTGaggggaggttatagagagaaacttgcatccAAGCCGTCCTGATGTCTCAGCAGCGTCGATGATATAAACCTCAATCCCGGTCATGgaagggggcggctatggccaatctCAAACTtacctaccctcggtccaatggcaatcAGGAGAGAGTATATAAACCTACGTGCTCATCACACTCCACCCgcacactaatcacatccacaactacaaaacaccagtactgtatggttgcgtctaaaaccaataaaaccatatatatatatatatatataccatttccCAGGTTTCATAAAACGAGGGCTAACACCCATCAATTCCAATTCATCAATTAATCCATCATCTCAAAATCgaacggtatatatatatatatatatatccaaaattttccaacaccataaaataatttatgaaattcatctcaatgcataataaatttatttgtttatttttcttccaatcCGTAAAATCAATCCACTCAAGAATAATGTTTAAGTCCCAAGaatttataaattcttaaaaccatgcaaacaaatttattatgcatcaaattcccaaaaaatttctcaacaatggtttaataacaattaatttacaaatttcctcaaaaatcaaaatataattaaattccataattcatcaatatataataaatttaaaataaataacttcattcaaatccatacaatcaagccataccaaaaataatgtcaatcacataaattcatatattattaaaatcatgtaaTTACCTTTATCATACATCACAACttcaataataaacataacaataattaataagaatttaaaTCCACAATTCTTCAAAtccccaaatatatttttggctccaaaaatatatattaaaaattatcataaattggcaatataattctagATGGAAATTCctcttaaatatcaaatacataaacatatttttcaaatatttaattatgaaatattcccacaataaaattcaataattattaacaacatcccaaatccataaaattcttaaatcaaaatattttataatgcacaaatatctTAATTTCACTCaaggcatcaaaattccaaatataaatttactaaatatttaacacataaaatatcattttcaaacattcaattaacacaaaatattcataatttaactccacaaaataatttgaaagtgggtcactcacctcgagcacgcaattaaaaaAAGATCCTCCACGagatc
This genomic interval carries:
- the LOC125419752 gene encoding receptor-like protein EIX2, producing MSFILESLGQLCKLVVLDISNNPWEGVITEAHLMNLSSLEEFSIGNQFYNISMVFNISPNWILPFKLRRLNIKSCQLGPKFPAWLQKQNHLITLVLENASISDIIPDWFFQLDLRLHNLDFAHNNISGRVPNKLMFFPSSTMDLGSNQFDGPLTLFSSNISTLSLNNNMVCGSIPSDIGKEMPIGNIPPEFYGLSMLHILDLSRNNLSGHNPHCLGNLSKMKSGWIELDGFLAASTKGSLKMVRKRREMEYNYSILYLADSIDLSDNNLSGEIPAELTSLIKLQTLNLSANHLTRKIPANIGNLTMLETLDLSRNKIFSPIPVSMTSLTFLNHLNLSYNNLTGKIPTANQFLTFDDPSIYQGNAGLCGKPFDNDCLSSSQFGTSRGEKEEKDDDVEDKTQEVGFYISIVLGFIVGSWGVIGSLIINKSWRYTYFGFAQRVNDTCFVLFHRMFRGRNVAE